GTAAAGGTAAGAAGAAGAATTTTTTCCGGAGGGATTCCTTTTTCAACTAAATGAGCCATTCGGCAAACCAGGGTTTTCGTCTTCCCTGAGCCAGCTCCTGCAATGACAAGGAGGGGTCCATAAAGGGTCTCTACAGCTTCTCTCTGGGCTGGATTTAAATCTTGAAGATAATTCTTGGATTCCCTCATAGTTTAAAATTATAATCTTAAACTTTTACTTTCCAAGAGCAAATGTATGTGTCCATATCTTTATTTATGATGAAATGTATATGGTTTCACATTATTTCTTCCTTTCACCTCTTACCTCTTCCAACCTTTCTTTTTCTTGTAAGGATCTGAACTTATGCAAAAAAAGCAACCTGATCCTCCTTTAAAGAGCCAATTAAATCTTCTTTTCTTTTTATATTTTTTGATTTAAATCAAGGATTAATTTAGATTTAGTTTTTATCATATTAGTAGGCAGGAGGAGAAAAAGATGAAGTGTCCAGGGCAGGATTGGAGATACTGGAGAGAGGATGCCATTTTTGAAGTTAAATGTCCCTATTGTGGAGCCTCAATTGAATTCTTTAAGGATGATACTGTTAGAAAGTGTTCACAATGTAAAAAGGCTGTTCCCAATCCACGGATGGATTTTGGGTGTGCCGCTTATTGTAAATATGCTGAGGTATGTTTAGGAGAGCTTCCTCCAGAGCTTATTCGTGAAAAGGCTAATCTTTTGAAGACGCGCCTTTTGACCCTTCTTCAGGAACTTTTGGACAAAGAGAGTTTTTCCCGCATAGAAAAAGGGGCTGAACTTCTGGAAGAAGAACTTAGGTCCAAAGAGCAATCTCCAGGCACAAAGCTTTTACTCTTTTATTTTTATTTTTTAACACCTGATCAGAGGGAAGAGCTTTATAAAAAAGCTAATCTTCCCGAGACCCTCTGGGAGGAGATACGCCACATGTTAAAAGGTTTACCAGCTGATTTAACTCAAGATGCCTTGATAGAAACATTAATAAAGGACTAAATCAGAGGGAGGTATAAATATGGCCAAAATTAGAAGAAAAATTATTGAAATTGATGAAACCCTTTGTAATGGCTGTGGTAAATGTGTGACTGCTTGTGCTGAAGGAGCTCTTGCTATAATTGATGGCAAGGCAAGGCTTGTAAGTGAGATTTACTGTGATGGCCTGGGAGCATGTCTTGGAGAATGCCCAACAGGGGCTTTAAAAATTGTGGAAAGAGAGGCTGAGGAATTTGATGAGCAGGCTGTGGAAGAATACTTAAAAAGAATGAAGGCTGAGCTTTCTTCACCATTTACTTCTCAACTGGCTTGTGGTTGTCCTTCCCACCAGTTAAGAGAGCTTGAACCAGAAAGCAGGTCCTCTATTGAAGCTAATATACCCTCTGCTCTTTCTCACTGGCCAGTCCAAATTAGACTTATTCCACCCAGTGCTCCTTTTTTG
This window of the Caldimicrobium thiodismutans genome carries:
- a CDS encoding ATP-binding protein, with the protein product MAKIRRKIIEIDETLCNGCGKCVTACAEGALAIIDGKARLVSEIYCDGLGACLGECPTGALKIVEREAEEFDEQAVEEYLKRMKAELSSPFTSQLACGCPSHQLRELEPESRSSIEANIPSALSHWPVQIRLIPPSAPFLREAKLLICADCVSVAYPKLHLELLPERKIMIGCPKFDPAELYVEKFAEIFEKVPLQSVEVAIMEVPCCKGLVYILNEARKLAKKEIPFKIYTIGVKGEILREEVF